From the genome of Immundisolibacter sp., one region includes:
- a CDS encoding diguanylate cyclase domain-containing protein — MTPTAKILTHKALADSLVVDSAGPPEGDASRAGYLRREVVDLFRRGMSPALLSLLCACGLAGLLSPRLSATAAAAWVLAHLLIAGGRLLLVVRFKRQRVGDELLVRWRGYYTNAALVTGLVWGIGSVLLVARAPQVQQVLAWVVLGAAILVEFPALARLERAFLWLLSAALVAPLALALLGPAPLPAAAGALLLLACASGLAGLDLRRTYIDGLQMQMEFARLARFDQLTGLANRRYFDETLGGEWQRALRLNGEVALLIFDVDEFKRYNDHFGHPEGDACLRRLAAAVRQVVHRPGDLVARIGGEEFAVLLPLTNMSGATAVAEMVRLTVERMKMAHAPEAIHPVVTISVGVASLRPDAGCLSDDLIKAADAALYEAKHAGRNRVMSGPTDEEASPAARRLREALG; from the coding sequence CCCCCGGAAGGTGATGCAAGTCGAGCCGGTTACTTGCGACGTGAGGTGGTGGACCTGTTTCGCCGCGGCATGTCGCCGGCCCTGCTCAGTTTGCTGTGCGCCTGTGGTTTGGCGGGGTTACTTTCGCCGAGGCTATCCGCGACTGCCGCGGCTGCCTGGGTGCTCGCACATCTGTTGATTGCCGGTGGTCGCCTGTTGTTGGTGGTGCGTTTCAAGCGGCAGCGCGTCGGCGATGAGTTGCTGGTGCGCTGGCGTGGGTATTACACCAACGCGGCGCTGGTGACCGGTCTGGTCTGGGGTATCGGCAGCGTGCTTTTGGTTGCGCGCGCACCGCAGGTACAACAAGTTCTCGCCTGGGTGGTGCTCGGTGCCGCGATCCTGGTGGAGTTTCCCGCGCTCGCACGCCTGGAAAGAGCATTTCTGTGGCTCTTGTCAGCCGCCCTGGTCGCGCCGCTCGCACTCGCGCTGCTCGGTCCCGCGCCCCTGCCGGCCGCAGCGGGCGCTTTGTTGCTTTTGGCCTGTGCGAGCGGATTGGCGGGGCTGGACCTGCGGCGTACCTATATAGATGGCCTGCAGATGCAGATGGAATTTGCCCGTTTGGCCCGGTTTGACCAGCTCACCGGGCTGGCCAACCGGCGTTACTTCGACGAAACCCTGGGTGGGGAATGGCAGCGCGCACTGCGTCTTAATGGCGAGGTAGCCTTGCTGATCTTCGACGTGGACGAGTTCAAGCGCTACAACGACCATTTTGGTCATCCCGAGGGGGATGCCTGCCTGCGGCGCCTGGCCGCAGCGGTACGCCAGGTCGTGCACCGTCCTGGCGATCTGGTGGCACGCATCGGCGGCGAGGAATTCGCGGTGCTGCTGCCGTTGACGAATATGAGCGGAGCGACAGCAGTCGCCGAAATGGTGCGCCTGACGGTCGAGCGCATGAAGATGGCGCACGCGCCCGAAGCGATTCACCCCGTAGTGACGATCAGTGTGGGGGTGGCGAGCTTGCGTCCGGACGCTGGTTGCCTGTCGGACGATCTGATAAAAGCGGCCGACGCGGCGCTCTATGAAGCCAAACACGCTGGAAGGAATCGTGTCATGTCAGGACCGACAGACGAGGAAGCATCGCCGGCCGCCCGTCGGCTGCGGGAAGCACTGGGATGA